In a single window of the Halobaculum lipolyticum genome:
- a CDS encoding AAA family ATPase yields MTRDADDPFGSVTDADLRERFAAADYVADDRTVTTVHLALRLERPLLIEGPPGSGKTELGKVLASAFDTDLIRLQCYEGLTAENALYEWNYTKQLLAVQADEGRVGPGAADAGGDAAGAEASTGARDGSVFAEEYLLERPLLRALRTEGETPPVLLIDEIDRADEEFEAFLLELLSDFQVSIPELGTVSADRSPVVILTSNRTRGLSDALKRRCLYLNVQPPSFRTEYEIVRRKVPELDAAVAAEVCAVVARLREEAFLKRPGVAETLDWARAVAHLREGADGTGDPLTPAEIERTIGCLLKEVEDVDRVDTDLLEALRAAAADADADEVAPERPAE; encoded by the coding sequence ATGACCCGCGACGCAGACGACCCGTTCGGCAGCGTCACCGACGCCGACCTCCGGGAGCGGTTCGCGGCGGCCGACTACGTCGCCGACGACCGGACGGTGACGACGGTCCACCTCGCGCTGCGGCTCGAACGCCCGCTGCTGATCGAGGGACCGCCCGGCAGCGGCAAGACCGAGTTGGGGAAGGTGCTCGCGTCGGCGTTCGACACCGACCTCATCCGCCTACAGTGTTACGAGGGGCTGACCGCCGAGAACGCCCTCTACGAGTGGAACTACACGAAGCAGCTGCTGGCGGTGCAAGCCGACGAGGGCCGGGTCGGTCCCGGTGCCGCGGACGCCGGCGGCGACGCCGCGGGCGCCGAGGCGTCGACGGGCGCCCGGGACGGGTCGGTGTTCGCCGAGGAGTACCTCCTCGAACGCCCGCTGTTGCGCGCGCTGCGCACCGAGGGCGAGACGCCGCCGGTGCTGCTCATCGACGAGATCGACCGTGCCGACGAGGAGTTCGAGGCGTTCCTCCTGGAACTGCTGTCGGACTTCCAGGTGTCGATCCCGGAGTTGGGCACCGTCTCGGCCGACCGCTCGCCGGTCGTGATCCTCACCTCGAACCGGACGCGGGGGCTGAGCGACGCGCTGAAGCGCCGGTGTCTGTACCTCAACGTGCAGCCGCCGTCGTTCCGGACGGAGTACGAGATCGTTCGCCGGAAGGTGCCGGAGTTGGACGCCGCCGTCGCCGCCGAAGTGTGTGCGGTCGTCGCCCGCCTGCGCGAAGAGGCGTTCCTCAAGCGCCCGGGCGTCGCCGAGACGCTCGACTGGGCGCGTGCGGTCGCGCACCTCCGCGAGGGGGCGGACGGGACCGGGGACCCGCTGACGCCCGCCGAGATCGAACGCACCATCGGCTGCCTGCTGAAGGAGGTCGAGGACGTCGACCGCGTCGACACCGACCTGCTGGAGGCGCTGCGGGCGGCCGCGGCCGACGCGGACGCCGACGAGGTCGCCCCCGAGCGGCCGGCGGAGTGA
- a CDS encoding XdhC family protein yields the protein MTRDTDEEPSRTADRPADADGDVTGVERELAAAGEPYARVTVVRREPPVSANVGDRAVVTREGDLRGWIGGAACAQTTAVTEALAAIEDGQPRLIGIAPDPETVARPGLAAFPMTCHSEGVLELFVEPVNPRPELVICGGSPVARSLARLAGELAVDVVVVDPVGDPADLPDGVRLLTDTDPEAVAGAVGHAPLVVVATMGSFDASGVAAGVLADARYVGLVASAKRAGEVVDTAAALIDRDPDDVAAAVTNPAGVDVAAYTPAEIAVSILADVVDHRRGRGDTPRAAPDAVAGDESAVEADDDADADADTGDTTADAEDARADAPAEAIDPVCGMTVDPSETAHSVAHDGETYYFCCGGCAESFRAEPAAYLDTEDAAPT from the coding sequence ATGACACGCGACACCGACGAGGAGCCGAGCAGGACAGCCGACCGCCCCGCCGACGCCGACGGCGACGTGACCGGCGTCGAACGCGAGTTGGCCGCGGCCGGCGAGCCGTACGCCCGGGTGACGGTCGTCCGACGCGAGCCGCCGGTGTCGGCCAACGTCGGCGACCGCGCGGTCGTCACCCGCGAGGGCGACCTCCGGGGGTGGATCGGCGGCGCCGCCTGCGCGCAGACGACCGCGGTCACGGAGGCGCTGGCGGCCATCGAGGACGGCCAGCCCCGACTGATCGGCATCGCGCCCGACCCCGAGACGGTCGCACGCCCGGGGCTGGCGGCGTTCCCGATGACGTGCCACAGCGAGGGCGTGCTCGAACTGTTCGTCGAGCCGGTGAACCCCCGGCCCGAACTCGTGATCTGCGGCGGCTCGCCCGTCGCGCGCTCGCTGGCGCGCCTCGCGGGCGAACTCGCCGTCGACGTGGTCGTCGTCGACCCCGTCGGCGACCCCGCCGACCTCCCGGACGGCGTCCGCCTCCTGACGGACACCGACCCCGAGGCGGTCGCCGGCGCCGTGGGCCACGCGCCGCTCGTCGTCGTGGCGACGATGGGGTCGTTCGACGCCAGCGGCGTCGCCGCCGGCGTGCTCGCGGACGCCCGGTACGTCGGGCTGGTCGCGAGCGCGAAGCGCGCCGGCGAGGTGGTCGACACCGCGGCGGCGCTGATCGACCGCGACCCCGACGACGTCGCCGCCGCGGTGACGAACCCCGCCGGCGTCGACGTGGCGGCGTACACGCCCGCCGAGATCGCGGTGAGCATCCTCGCGGACGTGGTCGATCACCGTCGCGGCCGCGGCGACACGCCGCGCGCGGCGCCGGACGCGGTGGCCGGCGACGAGTCGGCGGTCGAAGCCGACGACGACGCGGACGCGGACGCGGACACCGGCGACACGACCGCCGACGCGGAGGACGCCCGCGCCGACGCGCCAGCGGAGGCCATCGACCCGGTGTGCGGCATGACCGTCGACCCGAGCGAGACGGCCCACAGCGTCGCCCACGACGGGGAGACGTACTACTTCTGTTGCGGGGGCTGTGCGGAGTCGTTCCGCGCGGAGCCGGCGGCGTACCTCGACACGGAGGACGCCGCCCCGACATGA
- a CDS encoding VWA domain-containing protein, whose protein sequence is MAPTALGPVGHRHGRRRSRARRRRRRRRRRPDDPGRRRPGERRGGVGRRRDAGGGRPARVRRRRRRRRAPRDPDPDGAAAGDRRAGGRGRRARRPPCQRDRRRGDRRGGRRADDGRPDRGRAVRGRARHAAGPAAAPSPAGARVDARRALRSSLATGGVPMTVPTAAPTPSELRCCLLVDVSGSVLDTADRNALLSVAETLSSTARDARVFLFDTELADATDAFARADGDPAAALRAAEIRWGGGTEIGAAFDTLRREHPDAVDRRTVVVVVSDGLDVGDPDLLDRGITWLADRASAVIWLNPLAVSPEFEPRSRGMAACEPYVDALFGFAGPEDLAAAAAQIERRGLDGSVGFRYDPRRFAADGDADGDAAGTADGGGPS, encoded by the coding sequence CTGGCACCGACTGCGCTCGGGCCTGTCGGCCATCGCCACGGCCGACGGCGGTCCCGAGCGCGACGTCGACGACGGCGCCGGCGGCGACGACCCGACGACCCCGGACGCCGTCGCCCCGGCGAGCGACGGGGCGGCGTCGGCCGACGACGAGACGCTGGCGGGGGCCGACCCGCCCGCGTTCGACGGCGACGACGCCGACGGCGGGCGCCCCGAGATCCGGATCCCGACGGGGCGGCGGCAGGCGACCGGCGAGCGGGCGGCCGAGGACGGCGAGCACGACGCCCGCCGTGCCAGCGCGATCGCCGGCGGGGAGACCGTCGAGGCGGCCGTCGCGCCGACGACGGCCGACCGGACCGCGGTCGAGCGGTTCGTGGACGCGCTCGCCACGCTGCCGGGCCGGCGGCGGCGCCCTCGCCGGCCGGCGCGCGCGTCGACGCCCGGCGGGCGCTCCGGTCGAGCCTCGCGACCGGCGGCGTCCCGATGACGGTGCCGACGGCGGCGCCGACGCCCAGCGAGTTGCGGTGCTGTCTGCTCGTCGACGTGAGCGGCTCCGTGCTCGACACGGCCGACCGCAACGCCCTGTTGTCGGTCGCGGAGACGCTGTCGTCGACCGCGCGGGACGCCCGCGTGTTCCTGTTCGACACCGAGTTGGCGGACGCGACCGACGCGTTCGCGCGCGCCGACGGCGACCCCGCGGCCGCCCTGCGCGCCGCGGAGATCCGGTGGGGCGGCGGCACGGAGATCGGCGCGGCGTTCGACACCCTGCGGCGCGAGCACCCCGACGCCGTCGACCGGCGGACGGTCGTCGTGGTCGTCAGCGACGGGCTGGACGTGGGGGACCCCGACCTGCTCGACCGGGGGATCACCTGGCTCGCCGACCGCGCGAGCGCCGTGATCTGGCTCAACCCCCTCGCCGTGTCGCCCGAGTTCGAGCCGCGCTCGCGCGGGATGGCCGCCTGCGAGCCGTACGTCGACGCGCTGTTCGGCTTCGCCGGTCCCGAGGACCTCGCGGCCGCCGCCGCCCAGATCGAACGCCGCGGACTCGACGGGTCGGTCGGCTTCCGGTACGACCCGCGACGGTTCGCCGCCGACGGAGACGCCGACGGAGACGCCGCGGGGACGGCCGACGGCGGTGGTCCGTCGTGA